CCGGTTGTCGGCGCTGGTCGAGGCAGCGGAGAAGACGCACGAGATCGTCACCATCACCCGGCACGGCCGCGAAGCCGCCGTCCTGATGGCCAAGGCGGACCTCGACTCGCTGCACGAGACCCTGTTCTGGCTCTCGCAGCCTGACGTTCGCCGGGACATCGATGCGGCCCGTGCCGAGGCCGAGCGGGGTGAGACGACGTCCGGGAACGAGCTGAGAGCCGAGTTCGGCCTCGGCGAGTGACCACGCCGTTCGAGGTCCGGATCTCCTCGGCGGCCCGACGT
This region of Geodermatophilus bullaregiensis genomic DNA includes:
- a CDS encoding type II toxin-antitoxin system Phd/YefM family antitoxin, which encodes MATIPLSEAKDRLSALVEAAEKTHEIVTITRHGREAAVLMAKADLDSLHETLFWLSQPDVRRDIDAARAEAERGETTSGNELRAEFGLGE